In the genome of Candidatus Baltobacteraceae bacterium, one region contains:
- a CDS encoding PQQ-binding-like beta-propeller repeat protein codes for MLRWLLFATVVFCSACSAGNSYSASSAEWLSYGHDYSNQRFSQLDQINSRNAQHLAPVYVFQTGVLGAFETSPLVAGGVMYLTTAYDGVFAIDAQSGRLLWKRDPLPGTFRQCCGPVNRGVALSKDLVVIGQLDGRVVALDRKSGLRKWSVRVADNAQGYSITMAPLIYRDSVIVGVGGSDLGIRGALMALSLRNGRLRWRWFATDAHHWFGNTWKRGGGGIWTTPAIDPSRDSIYFTTGNPWPDLNGESRPGDNLFTDCIVALSASTGRMRWYFQEVAHDTMDLDAASPPVLFQTVDARGRRVDAVGEIGKNGIFYVLNRESGKLIRRSIDVSSLNMPGDSKDAWTGGASWSPTSYDPHLRYVIVTATRHLRPERGKHRSGIEELKREWARIYGSVSAVNVGTGAIVWQDEFDGGLVGGTVSTAGGVTFVGEGNGHFDALDTRTGVRLWQFQTGAGVNAPPIVFREDGREYVAVASGGNQQLGTPKGDALFVFRLPDE; via the coding sequence ATGCTCCGCTGGCTGTTATTCGCTACCGTCGTCTTTTGTTCGGCGTGCTCAGCCGGGAACTCTTACTCTGCATCAAGCGCAGAGTGGCTTTCTTATGGTCACGACTACTCCAACCAACGCTTTTCGCAGCTCGATCAGATCAACAGCCGCAACGCGCAGCACCTAGCTCCTGTGTACGTATTTCAAACCGGCGTCCTCGGGGCGTTTGAAACCAGCCCACTGGTTGCCGGAGGTGTGATGTACTTGACCACCGCGTATGACGGCGTCTTCGCGATCGATGCGCAGAGCGGCAGGCTCCTGTGGAAGCGCGATCCGCTGCCAGGCACATTTCGCCAGTGCTGTGGTCCGGTGAATAGGGGCGTTGCCCTGTCCAAAGACCTCGTCGTGATCGGGCAGTTAGATGGCCGCGTTGTTGCGCTTGATCGTAAATCGGGACTTCGGAAATGGAGCGTTCGCGTCGCCGATAACGCGCAGGGCTATAGCATCACCATGGCGCCGCTCATCTATCGCGATTCTGTCATCGTTGGCGTGGGTGGCAGCGACCTCGGAATTCGTGGAGCTCTGATGGCGCTCTCCCTGCGCAATGGTAGACTGCGTTGGCGCTGGTTTGCCACGGATGCGCACCATTGGTTTGGTAATACCTGGAAGCGCGGCGGCGGCGGGATCTGGACCACACCGGCGATCGATCCTTCACGCGATTCGATCTACTTCACGACTGGAAATCCGTGGCCCGATCTCAATGGTGAATCGCGGCCAGGTGACAACCTTTTTACGGATTGTATCGTCGCTCTGAGCGCTTCTACCGGTCGGATGCGATGGTATTTTCAGGAGGTGGCTCATGACACGATGGACCTCGACGCGGCCTCACCGCCCGTGCTATTTCAAACGGTGGATGCCCGTGGGCGACGGGTCGACGCAGTCGGCGAGATCGGGAAGAACGGAATCTTCTACGTCCTCAATCGCGAAAGCGGCAAGTTGATACGCCGATCGATCGACGTGTCCAGTCTCAACATGCCGGGTGACAGCAAGGATGCTTGGACGGGCGGTGCGAGCTGGTCGCCCACGTCGTACGATCCTCATCTGAGGTATGTGATCGTGACGGCGACTCGACATCTTCGGCCGGAGCGGGGGAAGCACCGATCGGGGATCGAGGAGCTGAAACGCGAGTGGGCACGGATATATGGTTCCGTTTCGGCCGTGAACGTGGGAACGGGCGCTATCGTATGGCAAGACGAGTTCGACGGTGGACTCGTGGGCGGTACGGTTTCAACAGCCGGCGGCGTCACGTTCGTCGGCGAGGGAAACGGACATTTCGATGCGCTCGACACGCGAACAGGTGTGCGGCTATGGCAGTTTCAGACGGGCGCGGGGGTCAACGCGCCGCCGATCGTCTTTCGGGAGGACGGTCGCGAGTACGTAGCCGTCGCCTCCGGCGGTAATCAACAACTCGGGACGCCGAAGGGCGACGCCCTCTTTGTCTTCCGACTCCCCGATGAATGA
- a CDS encoding polyphosphate kinase 2 family protein, with protein sequence MSFRKRFMVKPAAKVRLADIDPGFTGHHRHKSDAAAEIEADTKRLTELQYLLYAGNAHALLIVLQGLDASGKDGTISHVFSGLNPQGARVHAFKEPSKEELAHDFLWRAHLQTPARGEIVIFNRSHYEDVLIVRVHDLVPKSVWSKRYDLINSFEADLGQANVTILKFYLHMSEGEQLERFKGRLDDPHRRWKISEADYTERSYFKEYMKAYEDVLEETSTEYAPWFVIPSDHKWFRNLAVSKIVVETLETLNMRLPPVTVDLDQIRRKYHEAAARTGAS encoded by the coding sequence ATGAGCTTCCGCAAGCGATTCATGGTGAAGCCGGCCGCGAAGGTTCGCCTAGCCGATATCGACCCGGGCTTCACCGGGCACCACCGCCACAAATCCGACGCGGCCGCCGAAATCGAGGCCGACACCAAACGGCTGACCGAACTGCAGTACCTGCTCTACGCCGGCAACGCGCACGCGCTCTTGATCGTGCTGCAGGGACTCGACGCGTCCGGCAAGGACGGCACGATCTCGCACGTCTTTAGCGGGCTCAATCCGCAAGGCGCGCGCGTGCACGCCTTCAAAGAACCCTCGAAAGAAGAGCTCGCGCACGACTTTCTCTGGCGCGCGCACTTGCAGACGCCGGCGCGCGGCGAGATCGTCATCTTCAACCGGTCGCACTACGAGGACGTGTTGATCGTACGCGTACACGATCTCGTCCCCAAGAGCGTGTGGTCGAAACGCTACGACCTCATCAATTCCTTCGAAGCGGATCTGGGGCAGGCGAACGTCACGATTCTGAAATTCTACTTGCACATGAGCGAGGGAGAGCAACTCGAGCGTTTCAAAGGCCGGCTCGACGATCCGCACCGCCGGTGGAAGATCAGCGAAGCCGACTACACCGAACGATCGTATTTCAAAGAATACATGAAAGCCTACGAAGACGTGCTCGAAGAGACGAGCACCGAGTACGCTCCTTGGTTCGTCATCCCGTCCGACCACAAGTGGTTCCGCAACCTGGCGGTCTCGAAAATCGTCGTCGAAACACTCGAAACACTGAACATGCGCTTGCCGCCCGTCACCGTCGATCTCGACCAGATCCGGCGCAAGTATCACGAAGCAGCAGCGCGAACTGGTGCGTCATGA
- a CDS encoding substrate-binding domain-containing protein: MTKIIACRLESLRTARGLSQRTLARAAGITRQTVGAIESGRVQPSVGIALSLARVLGCTVEELFDLPADPPRRAFDAVAREHLALEPTQRALPTIFVAGCDVAAGLLARHAMLRERDLHVLWLPMTNRAALDELRAGSVHAAVLHGETGTRLAREGYERFELATTEEGWLLARDNPLRFRGAGDIARTRARLVNRPRGAAARALLDERLRGAKLEPQRIRGYDREVAGQVDAGRAIAQGFADVAVGMASVARIFSLDFIPLREERCTLVVASGALRVSGARVLLETLRSQAFRRDVHGLDAYDLSRAGERIA; the protein is encoded by the coding sequence ATGACAAAGATCATTGCCTGCCGGCTGGAATCGCTGCGAACCGCGCGCGGGCTCTCGCAGCGGACGCTGGCGCGGGCGGCCGGCATCACGCGGCAAACGGTCGGCGCGATCGAGAGCGGGCGTGTGCAGCCGAGCGTCGGCATCGCGCTTTCGCTGGCGCGCGTGCTCGGCTGCACCGTCGAAGAACTCTTCGACCTACCGGCCGATCCGCCGCGACGCGCGTTCGACGCGGTCGCGCGCGAGCATCTCGCGCTCGAGCCGACGCAGCGCGCGCTCCCCACGATCTTCGTCGCCGGATGCGACGTCGCCGCAGGATTGCTCGCGCGGCACGCGATGCTGCGCGAACGCGATCTGCACGTACTGTGGCTGCCGATGACCAATCGCGCGGCGTTGGACGAACTGCGCGCCGGCAGCGTGCACGCCGCGGTGCTGCACGGCGAAACCGGCACACGGCTCGCGCGCGAGGGGTACGAGCGCTTCGAACTGGCTACCACCGAAGAAGGCTGGCTGCTGGCGCGCGACAATCCGCTGCGATTTCGCGGCGCCGGCGATATCGCACGCACGCGCGCGCGCCTGGTGAACCGCCCGCGCGGCGCCGCGGCGCGCGCATTGCTCGACGAGCGCCTGCGCGGCGCCAAGCTCGAACCGCAGCGCATTCGCGGATACGATCGCGAGGTCGCCGGTCAGGTCGATGCCGGTCGCGCGATCGCGCAGGGGTTCGCCGACGTCGCGGTCGGCATGGCAAGCGTCGCGCGAATCTTCTCGCTTGATTTCATTCCGCTGCGCGAGGAGCGCTGCACGCTGGTCGTCGCGTCGGGCGCGTTGCGCGTGTCCGGCGCTCGCGTGTTGCTCGAAACGCTGCGATCGCAAGCGTTCCGGCGCGACGTACATGGCCTCGACGCGTACGACCTGAGCCGAGCGGGGGAGCGTATCGCGTGA
- a CDS encoding extracellular solute-binding protein — translation MNRREWIAAGAGLASAALIAPANAQPLTVLDVAYAGSMGSMMEGPVKTAVVKSLGVDIHGRAQGSDALAQLIVSGTIAADVFVPVTPGPMRTVLGARKVKRAIPIARTEMVIAYSPKSPVAASFVARPWYEVLQQPGVRFGRTDPATDPQGRNIIFTLQLAELYYDRPGLAQKILGETINPAQIFAEGSVEARLQSGELDAASAYKTQPGPFGLPFVRLPDEINLGNQSMSVRYAHASLELNGKSYHPQALVYYAAAIEGSRHAAKAQAFVNWFSGPEAKAILTQYAYDPPTGASILT, via the coding sequence GTGAATCGACGGGAGTGGATCGCGGCGGGCGCCGGTCTCGCAAGCGCCGCGCTGATCGCCCCCGCAAACGCGCAGCCGTTGACGGTGCTCGACGTCGCCTACGCGGGGTCGATGGGTTCGATGATGGAAGGGCCGGTGAAAACGGCGGTCGTCAAGAGTCTTGGTGTTGACATCCACGGCCGCGCGCAGGGTTCGGATGCGCTGGCGCAGTTGATCGTGAGCGGCACGATCGCGGCAGACGTCTTCGTGCCGGTTACACCCGGGCCGATGCGCACCGTGCTCGGGGCCCGCAAGGTGAAACGCGCGATTCCGATCGCGCGCACCGAGATGGTGATCGCGTACAGTCCGAAGAGTCCGGTGGCGGCGTCTTTCGTCGCGCGCCCGTGGTACGAGGTGCTGCAGCAGCCGGGGGTGCGGTTCGGACGAACCGATCCCGCGACCGATCCGCAAGGCCGCAACATCATCTTCACCCTGCAGCTGGCGGAGCTGTACTACGATCGGCCCGGCCTCGCTCAAAAAATCCTCGGCGAGACGATCAATCCGGCGCAGATCTTCGCCGAAGGGTCGGTGGAGGCGCGTCTGCAGAGCGGCGAACTCGATGCCGCGTCGGCTTATAAGACGCAGCCGGGACCGTTCGGACTGCCGTTCGTGCGGTTGCCCGACGAGATCAATCTCGGCAACCAATCGATGAGTGTCCGCTACGCGCACGCGTCGCTCGAATTGAACGGTAAGAGCTACCATCCGCAAGCACTGGTCTATTATGCCGCCGCGATCGAAGGTTCGCGGCATGCCGCCAAGGCGCAGGCGTTCGTGAATTGGTTCTCCGGCCCCGAGGCGAAAGCGATCCTCACCCAATACGCCTACGATCCGCCTACCGGCGCAAGCATCTTGACGTGA
- a CDS encoding ABC transporter permease subunit, which yields MKRAGAALFALALLYPLAGLFARVGPWRWNLAAMLAPVRVSLGLTALAMLIVVALGTPMAHYIARAPSRERIAWQAVLLISVLLPPLALGILLSLAFGAHFANTAIAFVVTQVYVSIGYYVLGAIAALERVPRALEVQAGLLGRDAWSVFWRVTFPVARLGFAVALSLAWVRALTEFGAVVITAYYPAGMPVAIWVNLQNFGLPAVMPLMVVFLATALPLPWLVHVLAQRRVREANRA from the coding sequence GTGAAGCGTGCGGGCGCGGCGCTTTTCGCTCTCGCGCTGCTCTACCCGCTGGCGGGACTGTTCGCGCGCGTCGGTCCGTGGCGCTGGAACCTCGCGGCAATGCTCGCCCCGGTGCGCGTCTCGCTCGGTCTGACGGCGCTTGCGATGCTTATCGTCGTCGCCCTCGGTACGCCGATGGCGCACTACATCGCGCGCGCGCCGTCGCGCGAGCGCATTGCGTGGCAGGCGGTCTTGCTGATCTCCGTGTTGCTGCCGCCGCTGGCGCTCGGAATTCTGCTCTCGCTCGCGTTCGGCGCGCATTTCGCCAACACGGCGATCGCCTTCGTCGTCACCCAAGTTTACGTGAGCATCGGGTACTACGTGCTCGGTGCGATCGCCGCGCTCGAACGCGTGCCGCGCGCGCTCGAGGTGCAAGCCGGCCTGCTCGGCCGCGACGCCTGGAGCGTGTTCTGGCGCGTCACCTTTCCGGTGGCGCGGCTCGGTTTTGCCGTCGCCCTCAGCCTGGCGTGGGTGCGCGCGCTCACCGAATTCGGTGCGGTGGTCATTACCGCGTACTATCCCGCCGGAATGCCGGTCGCCATTTGGGTCAACCTGCAAAACTTCGGTTTGCCGGCGGTGATGCCGCTGATGGTCGTGTTTCTTGCGACCGCGCTGCCGCTGCCATGGCTCGTGCACGTGCTCGCACAGCGCCGGGTACGCGAAGCGAATCGTGCTTGA
- a CDS encoding ATP-binding cassette domain-containing protein, with protein MLDVRLRKARTQFTVDVRFRVASGEACAIFGASGAGKSTILACIAGAEIPDDGEIRLDDDALFPPPLPLHRRPLGYLTQDAHLFPHLRVSENVRFGLTNGARGADSWVTQLRERLQLEPIWNENVHAISGGQARRVALARMLARKPRLVLLDEPFAGLDRYLVRELVAALADWQCQLRFTMLVVDHEADLLEQLCARAIAIERGRVVQDAPWHALKSAPATPLLARILAP; from the coding sequence GTGCTTGACGTTCGTCTTCGCAAAGCCCGCACGCAGTTCACCGTCGACGTGCGCTTTCGGGTGGCATCCGGCGAGGCGTGCGCAATCTTCGGCGCGTCGGGCGCGGGGAAGAGCACGATTCTTGCTTGCATCGCAGGGGCCGAGATTCCCGACGACGGCGAAATACGGCTTGACGACGACGCGCTCTTTCCGCCGCCGTTGCCGCTGCATCGCCGGCCGCTCGGCTATCTGACGCAGGACGCGCATCTCTTCCCACATTTACGCGTGAGCGAGAACGTGCGCTTCGGTCTGACCAACGGCGCGCGCGGAGCCGATTCGTGGGTTACGCAGTTGCGCGAGCGTTTGCAGCTCGAACCGATCTGGAATGAGAACGTGCACGCGATTTCCGGCGGGCAAGCGCGGCGCGTCGCGCTCGCGCGGATGCTGGCGCGCAAGCCGCGGCTCGTTCTGCTCGATGAGCCCTTCGCCGGGCTGGATCGATATCTGGTACGCGAATTGGTCGCCGCGCTCGCCGATTGGCAGTGCCAACTTCGTTTCACCATGCTCGTCGTCGATCACGAAGCGGATCTACTTGAACAGCTTTGCGCTCGGGCGATTGCGATCGAGCGAGGGCGCGTCGTGCAGGATGCTCCCTGGCACGCGCTCAAATCGGCTCCCGCGACGCCGCTGCTCGCGCGTATTCTCGCGCCGTAA
- a CDS encoding zinc-dependent metalloprotease has protein sequence MVRRLAEFISAALVAIVLTAAAPSPAPAPTALEAFMKGATIHPGLIPIVDKAGKTYLELSTAQFGEDFIETSVPASGMGGFGPAPGEPYIAPARILHFERYGETIVLRWPNTYALTANGSAQRAGVEQSLPNSIVAVLPIEAQDGEHVVISAAPFLGDVGNLADTLKYAVKNPAHAYHIDATKSFFLATKAFPENDVLRVDQTWTSADPDLVDNAPDPRSIEVRITYNLIQAPNDGYVPRVYDPRVGFFSQPLLDFRNDTRLQRTIDYIIRWNFGTRTSSAPANAANPVVYYLSSDIPPEYRQTVRDALLTWNKAFAKVGILNAIKVEQQPSDPSWDSDDIRHNMIRWVDTSNPAYGAQAEIIDDPRTGEEINVGVNFDAAVPMHGRLDYKYAVAPARGLPDSLAAENAFAQNLLRSVVLHESGHDFGLQHNFIAHEAYSARQLQSKSFTDRYGIASSVMEYAPINLWPKGTPQGDYVQLVLGPYDYYAIQYGYGLVPNAPNWTNPWFRFASDEDAREFAGGHSIDPRVQTFNLTNDPLAWCKTQAAMYHGLMDSVNARFPERGMPYDEARAAFVTDMSGYLRCVYDPVHTIGGEYLSRAQRGDPGALAPLTPVTLAQDRDAWDQLDAGLFSEAAWHFNPAVLDTLTYSEISVPLFSAKWAYDPAPHHGVSILSTVGAAQQSALAELFSPIRLQRIDEFSLRYPPGKTMTLTDLFDWTRAGIFGDIAGGAVTHEGPVRRNLQTMYATFLGQMVTAPRPGTPGDAQALARLQLEDLRSDTSAALSRRGLDEMTRAQLESLRAIAEQSLSARATIGTSLHP, from the coding sequence ATGGTCCGCCGACTCGCCGAGTTCATCTCGGCCGCTCTTGTTGCGATCGTTTTGACGGCGGCTGCTCCGTCGCCCGCACCGGCGCCGACTGCGCTCGAAGCGTTCATGAAAGGCGCGACGATCCACCCGGGATTGATTCCGATCGTGGACAAAGCGGGCAAGACCTATTTGGAACTTTCGACCGCGCAATTCGGCGAGGATTTCATCGAAACGTCGGTACCGGCGAGCGGAATGGGCGGCTTCGGTCCGGCGCCCGGCGAGCCGTACATCGCGCCGGCGCGTATCCTTCACTTCGAGCGATACGGCGAGACGATCGTGCTGCGCTGGCCGAACACCTACGCGTTGACCGCGAACGGCTCCGCGCAGCGCGCCGGGGTCGAGCAGTCGCTCCCGAACTCGATCGTAGCCGTCCTTCCAATCGAAGCGCAAGACGGCGAGCACGTCGTGATCTCCGCAGCCCCGTTCCTGGGCGACGTCGGGAATCTCGCGGACACCCTGAAGTATGCGGTGAAAAATCCCGCGCACGCCTATCATATCGACGCGACCAAGTCGTTCTTTCTCGCGACCAAGGCGTTTCCCGAGAACGACGTGCTGCGCGTCGATCAGACCTGGACCTCGGCCGATCCCGATCTGGTCGATAACGCGCCGGATCCGCGCAGCATCGAAGTGCGCATCACCTATAACCTGATCCAGGCGCCGAACGACGGATATGTGCCGCGCGTCTACGATCCCCGCGTCGGCTTTTTCTCGCAACCGCTGCTCGATTTCAGGAACGACACGCGGCTGCAGCGCACGATCGATTACATCATCCGCTGGAATTTCGGCACGCGCACGTCGAGCGCGCCGGCAAACGCGGCGAATCCGGTCGTCTATTATCTGAGCAGCGACATCCCGCCCGAGTACCGCCAGACGGTTCGCGACGCACTCTTGACGTGGAACAAAGCCTTCGCCAAAGTGGGCATCTTGAACGCGATCAAAGTCGAGCAACAGCCCAGCGATCCGTCGTGGGACAGCGACGACATCCGCCACAACATGATTCGCTGGGTCGACACGAGCAATCCGGCCTACGGTGCGCAAGCCGAGATCATCGACGACCCGCGTACCGGGGAAGAGATCAACGTCGGCGTGAACTTCGATGCGGCCGTGCCCATGCACGGACGGCTCGATTACAAGTACGCCGTCGCTCCGGCGCGTGGTCTGCCCGACTCGCTTGCCGCCGAGAATGCGTTTGCGCAGAACCTGCTTCGCTCGGTCGTTCTTCACGAATCCGGCCACGATTTCGGTCTGCAGCACAACTTCATCGCTCACGAAGCCTATTCGGCGCGTCAACTCCAGAGCAAATCGTTCACCGACCGTTACGGCATCGCAAGCTCGGTGATGGAATACGCGCCGATCAACCTCTGGCCGAAAGGCACGCCGCAGGGCGACTACGTGCAGCTCGTGCTTGGGCCGTATGACTACTACGCGATCCAGTACGGCTACGGCCTCGTTCCGAACGCACCGAATTGGACAAATCCATGGTTTCGTTTCGCGAGCGACGAGGACGCACGTGAGTTCGCCGGCGGGCATTCGATCGATCCGCGCGTGCAGACCTTCAACCTCACCAACGATCCGCTGGCGTGGTGCAAAACGCAGGCGGCGATGTATCACGGCTTGATGGACTCGGTCAATGCGCGATTTCCCGAGCGCGGCATGCCCTACGATGAGGCGCGCGCGGCGTTCGTGACCGATATGAGCGGCTACCTGCGCTGCGTGTACGATCCGGTGCACACGATCGGCGGCGAGTATCTCTCGCGCGCACAGCGCGGCGATCCCGGCGCGCTCGCACCGCTGACGCCGGTAACGCTGGCGCAGGACCGTGACGCCTGGGATCAGCTCGACGCCGGCCTCTTCTCCGAGGCGGCGTGGCACTTCAATCCGGCGGTGCTCGACACGCTGACCTATTCCGAGATCAGCGTGCCGTTGTTCAGCGCGAAGTGGGCCTACGATCCCGCACCCCATCACGGAGTTTCGATCTTGAGCACGGTCGGCGCGGCGCAGCAATCGGCGCTCGCGGAACTCTTCTCCCCGATTCGTCTGCAGCGGATCGACGAGTTCTCGCTGCGCTATCCGCCGGGAAAGACGATGACGCTCACCGATCTCTTCGATTGGACGCGGGCGGGCATTTTCGGCGACATCGCGGGCGGGGCCGTGACGCACGAAGGGCCGGTCCGGCGAAATCTGCAGACCATGTACGCGACGTTTCTGGGACAAATGGTGACCGCACCGCGGCCCGGAACGCCGGGCGACGCGCAGGCGCTCGCTCGCCTGCAACTCGAGGATCTGCGCAGCGACACGAGCGCCGCGCTTTCGCGGCGGGGCCTCGACGAAATGACGCGCGCACAATTGGAATCGCTGCGCGCCATCGCCGAGCAGTCGCTTTCGGCGCGCGCAACGATTGGAACGTCGCTCCACCCATAG
- a CDS encoding PLP-dependent aminotransferase family protein has protein sequence MQTLARRAMRLPGPLHPDSADAISLDSGYAFPEIFPDLTRAAARALTVFRSESLQYGSPYGLRPMREWIAQYMRDDGAAVTAENVIVVNGAKHGLELICRLLVDDGDAVVVTGPTYFTAIPILRSFGLTFIEVPQDEEGLDVVMLAKRLAQRERDRLPAPKFIYDVPDFHNPSGITMSLRRRQALLALATSRSIPIVEDSPYRRLRFEGSSEPSLKSLDRSGIVFALGTFSKLIAPGLRIGWICAEADSIVRIAQLKSDGGTAPMTQRIIVEFFADGGLEPQIARARAAYGEHRDRMIEAVRRDLPSAVFTPPHGGYYLWLRFPDGIDTGVLAERAFEAGVSPIAGNAFFAADDPSSARAQGIPSHYMRLAYSNATPDRIDRGVKLLADTLRSME, from the coding sequence ATGCAAACACTCGCGCGGCGAGCCATGCGGCTGCCGGGGCCGCTCCATCCGGATTCGGCCGATGCCATTTCACTGGACTCCGGCTATGCGTTTCCGGAGATCTTCCCGGATCTGACCCGCGCCGCGGCGCGGGCGCTGACCGTTTTTCGGAGCGAGTCGCTGCAGTACGGCTCGCCCTACGGATTGCGGCCCATGCGTGAGTGGATCGCTCAATACATGCGCGACGACGGCGCCGCGGTTACCGCGGAGAACGTGATCGTCGTCAACGGCGCGAAGCACGGTCTGGAGTTGATCTGCCGCCTGCTGGTCGACGACGGTGACGCGGTCGTCGTAACCGGACCGACGTACTTCACCGCGATTCCGATCCTACGCAGTTTCGGCCTGACGTTCATCGAGGTGCCGCAGGACGAGGAAGGTCTCGACGTCGTCATGCTCGCCAAGCGGCTCGCCCAGCGCGAACGCGACCGGTTGCCCGCCCCGAAGTTCATCTACGACGTTCCCGACTTTCACAATCCGAGCGGTATCACGATGTCGCTGCGACGGCGGCAGGCGTTGCTTGCCCTCGCGACGTCGCGAAGCATTCCGATCGTCGAGGATAGTCCCTATCGCCGGTTGCGCTTCGAGGGTTCGTCGGAGCCGTCGCTCAAATCGCTCGACCGCTCCGGCATCGTCTTTGCGCTCGGTACGTTCTCCAAATTGATTGCGCCGGGCTTACGGATCGGTTGGATCTGTGCCGAGGCCGATTCGATCGTGCGGATCGCGCAGCTCAAGAGCGACGGTGGAACTGCGCCGATGACGCAGCGCATCATCGTCGAATTTTTTGCCGACGGAGGCCTCGAGCCGCAAATCGCGCGCGCGCGCGCCGCGTACGGGGAGCATCGCGATCGCATGATCGAAGCCGTCCGGCGCGACCTTCCAAGCGCCGTTTTCACGCCTCCTCACGGCGGATATTATCTCTGGCTGCGCTTCCCCGACGGCATCGACACCGGCGTGCTGGCCGAACGCGCTTTTGAAGCGGGGGTGTCGCCGATCGCCGGGAACGCATTCTTTGCCGCCGATGACCCGTCGTCGGCGCGGGCACAGGGGATCCCAAGCCATTACATGCGGCTCGCCTACAGCAACGCGACGCCGGATCGGATCGACCGCGGAGTGAAACTGCTGGCGGACACGCTTCGTTCGATGGAGTAG